The sequence below is a genomic window from Rudanella lutea DSM 19387.
TTTTGGTAGTTTGACTTTTGGTTGGTCTAAGTAGGCTTGTTATTTAGCGTGGGTTATGGAAAAGGGTTTGCAAGTGATTGGTCTTTAAATAATTGCTGGCACATAGGGCTTCGACTCACGCTGACTTATGACTTATTTGTTGTCAATGGGTTGTTGGTAGATTTTTACCAGGAATTTGATTGGCGAGCCGCCTAAATCTTTACAATCTGGAAAGGCAATCAGAAAAGGATTAAGCGTTTCAATTTGTCTGAGCGCTTAATCCTTTTTGACTAAAAACGGGTGGAACCGGACCCCATTGACCCGGTTGTATTCGAGCGAGGGGGCCGCAATTTTAAAGAATTGGGCCATCCCGATGAAGCGCTGGGCAGTGGGGGAGAACTGCTGAATTCGTGACAGGTCAGCGTCGGGAGAGAGGTAAAACTGGCGTCGGCGCTCAAAAACTACCTCCCGGCCATCAGGGCCCGTGTAAGGCGGGTTAGTGTGTCCGCCGGTCATACCACTGCCGCTGTAGCCGACAGCCAGGTTGAGCCAACGCGGAAACTGCGGCCCCACCGGAAACGCGCTCGTAATATTCAGCGACAGCCAGTACTGTTGCGCATTGTAATCTTTCAGCAGTTGAATGCCCGTGGTTTTGCCCAGTAAATTCGGACGGTAGGGGGCATAAATACTTTTTCGCCAGCCGTATTTTAACTGAACGGGTTGATTGCCAAAGGCGTATTGTTGGCTCATGAACAGAGCGGTGCCTGCTACATTGGCAACCATATCGCCCCGCGAGAAACCCCACCCTTCGGCTGTTCCATCAAAAACCTCTAAGGTAGTCTGGAACAATAAGGCGAGTGCTCCGCCGGTAAGGGTCGCGGCCCGGTCGTTGAGGCCCGTCCAGCGAAATAGCTCATAGCCACCCCGGCTCATGAGGTAGGCTGTAGCCGCATGGCCCACCTTGTCCATCTGAAGCCATTCGCCGTTGTCGTTGAATGCATGGAAAGGAACACGCTTCTTATACCACGCTTTTCGTAAAAGAATCATGGTGGCGGTATAAAATACGGCCGAGCCAATGGCCACACCAACCAGACGCCCCTGCTTCAGCTCGGGCGCGCCGGAGACGGCCGGTGCTACAGGGAGCGGTTGGCCAACCGCTCCCTGTAGCACCCCAAAACACAGCAGTAAAAGCAGGAAACGCTTCATGCGGGTAGGCCGGCTTACTCCCGAAAACCGCTACGGCTCGGGTTGGTACTGGATGCCGATTGCGAGCGCCGAACCGAGTTGGTCCAGGTTTTCCGGATGCCCAAATATCCACCCACCGCGTTGGTGTACAGCGCACCCCGGTCGAGTGCTACCGAGCCTGTGAGCTGAATACCACCCAGAATAGCCAATGGCGCGGCAATAGTCAGAATACCCGAAAACTGATTGCGAATCGGGCGGAATGGTTCGTCGTACCGGCCAAGGTTACGGCTCATGGATAGTTTTGTCTCGTAGGTGATGGGGCTGCTGAGGGCTGCACCACCAAATGGCAGTGAACCCGCCAGACCTAAATGAAAGACCCGAACCCGGTTATTGTTGGTAAAGCCTCCATACGGAAACTCGCCGTTGGGCCCTAAAGCAGGTGAGATAAATGGCGTACCAACCGCCCGGTACATATACGACCAGCCATCGCGGAATTGGGCATGGTTAAAATAGTCGACCTTGCCCCGGCGCTGTGGATCGTCGATCACGAACTCAGGGCCGCCCTGGCTCGTGGTATTCAAAAACTCGATCAGCACCTGCCGCACGA
It includes:
- a CDS encoding DUF2279 domain-containing protein, with product MKRFLLLLLCFGVLQGAVGQPLPVAPAVSGAPELKQGRLVGVAIGSAVFYTATMILLRKAWYKKRVPFHAFNDNGEWLQMDKVGHAATAYLMSRGGYELFRWTGLNDRAATLTGGALALLFQTTLEVFDGTAEGWGFSRGDMVANVAGTALFMSQQYAFGNQPVQLKYGWRKSIYAPYRPNLLGKTTGIQLLKDYNAQQYWLSLNITSAFPVGPQFPRWLNLAVGYSGSGMTGGHTNPPYTGPDGREVVFERRRQFYLSPDADLSRIQQFSPTAQRFIGMAQFFKIAAPSLEYNRVNGVRFHPFLVKKD